In Nocardia sputorum, a single genomic region encodes these proteins:
- a CDS encoding DEAD/DEAH box helicase yields the protein MSTNQVDSVSGDNDRDTDGPSFADLGIDDRILAAIADVGYESPSPIQAATIPPLLSGADVVGLAQTGTGKTAAFAIPILMGLEATGRTPRALVLAPTRELAIQVAEAFGRYAAHIPGLHVLPIYGGQSYGVQLSGLRRGAHVVVGTPGRVIDHLEKGTLDLSQLQYLVLDEADEMLKMGFQEDVERILADTPSDKQVALFSATMPAAIRKISKQYLHDPVEITVKAKTSTATNISQRWVLVSHQRKLDALTRVLEVESFEAMIIFVRTKQATEELAEKLRARGFSAAAINGDIAQNQRERTIGQLKSGALDILVATDVAARGLDVDRISHVVNYDIPHDTESYVHRIGRTGRAGRSGEALLFVAPRERHLLKSIERATRHPLTEMQLPSVEDVNAQRVTKFGDAITENLTSANLPLFRKLIEDYEREHNIPLADIAAALAVGSYDGDNFFMEPEPEPVERPQRDRTPRERPARRFDEPVGGSHHRATGTELATYRISVGKRHRVVPGAIVGAIANEGGLRRSDFGHISIRPDHSLVELPAQLPEETLEALRRTRISGVLIQLQLDQGAPQHRTFSRGQRRERESGKRPERRKPRS from the coding sequence ATGAGCACCAATCAGGTCGACAGCGTTTCTGGCGACAACGACAGGGACACCGACGGCCCGTCTTTCGCCGATCTGGGGATCGATGACCGCATCCTCGCGGCCATCGCCGACGTCGGTTACGAATCGCCGTCGCCTATTCAGGCCGCGACGATTCCCCCGCTGCTCTCCGGCGCCGACGTCGTCGGTCTCGCGCAGACCGGCACCGGCAAGACCGCCGCGTTCGCCATTCCGATCCTGATGGGGCTCGAAGCCACCGGCCGCACTCCGCGCGCCCTCGTGCTCGCCCCGACCCGAGAGCTCGCGATCCAGGTCGCCGAGGCGTTCGGCCGCTACGCCGCGCACATCCCGGGGCTGCATGTGCTGCCCATCTACGGCGGACAGAGCTACGGCGTGCAGCTGTCGGGCCTGCGCCGCGGTGCGCACGTCGTGGTCGGCACTCCGGGCCGGGTGATCGATCACTTGGAGAAGGGCACGCTCGACCTGTCGCAGCTGCAGTATCTGGTGCTGGACGAGGCCGACGAGATGCTCAAGATGGGCTTCCAGGAGGACGTCGAGCGCATCCTCGCCGACACTCCGTCGGACAAGCAGGTGGCGCTGTTCTCGGCGACCATGCCCGCCGCGATCCGCAAGATCTCCAAGCAGTACCTGCACGATCCGGTGGAGATCACGGTCAAGGCCAAGACCTCGACGGCCACCAACATCTCCCAGCGCTGGGTATTGGTGTCGCATCAGCGCAAGCTGGACGCGCTCACCCGGGTGCTCGAGGTGGAGTCGTTCGAGGCGATGATCATCTTCGTCCGCACCAAGCAGGCCACCGAGGAACTCGCCGAGAAGCTGCGCGCCAGGGGCTTCTCCGCCGCCGCGATCAACGGCGACATCGCGCAGAACCAGCGCGAACGCACCATCGGCCAGCTCAAGTCCGGCGCCTTGGACATTTTGGTCGCCACCGACGTGGCCGCGCGCGGGCTGGACGTGGACCGCATCTCGCACGTGGTCAACTACGACATCCCGCACGACACCGAGTCCTACGTGCACCGCATCGGCCGCACCGGCCGGGCCGGGCGCAGCGGCGAGGCGCTGCTGTTCGTCGCGCCGCGCGAGCGGCACCTGCTCAAGTCGATCGAGCGGGCCACCCGCCACCCGCTGACCGAGATGCAGCTGCCCAGCGTGGAGGACGTCAACGCCCAGCGCGTGACGAAGTTCGGCGACGCCATCACCGAGAACCTCACCTCGGCGAACCTGCCGCTGTTCCGCAAGCTGATCGAGGACTACGAGCGCGAGCACAACATCCCGCTGGCCGACATCGCCGCGGCGCTGGCGGTGGGCTCCTACGACGGCGACAACTTCTTCATGGAGCCCGAGCCGGAGCCGGTGGAGCGCCCGCAACGCGACCGGACCCCGCGCGAGCGGCCCGCCCGGCGTTTCGACGAACCGGTCGGCGGTTCCCACCACCGCGCCACCGGAACCGAGCTGGCGACCTACCGGATCAGCGTGGGCAAGCGCCATCGCGTGGTGCCCGGCGCGATCGTCGGCGCCATCGCCAACGAAGGCGGCCTGCGCCGCAGCGACTTCGGGCACATCAGCATCCGTCCCGACCACAGCCTGGTGGAACTGCCCGCCCAGCTGCCGGAGGAGACGCTGGAGGCGTTGCGGCGCACGCGGATCAGTGGTGTGCTCATCCAGTTGCAACTGGATCAGGGCGCGCCGCAGCATCGCACGTTCAGCCGCGGCCAGCGCCGGGAGCGCGAAAGCGGCAAGCGGCCGGAGCGCCGTAAGCCACGGTCCTGA
- a CDS encoding carbon-nitrogen hydrolase family protein: MQLDNSPAHRDVTPDQLDVAVVQFAPSTDPAANLATVREHVRTARERGARVVVAPEYSMFAVTRLDERVVAVAEPLTGPFVTGLGAIAREFGVFLVAGTVEQVAPGGDRIRNTLVVLGPDGALVTRYRKVHLYDAFGHLESDVVEPGVIEAPATFTVGDVTFGMQTCFDLRFPEGARRVAAAGAQVLLLPAQWIPGPAKVDQWTTLVRARAIENTVYVAAADQAAPRGAGASMIVDPAGAVLAELGDEPGVLTAGIDLAYLSKVRTANPSLALRRFSITERGPE; the protein is encoded by the coding sequence ATGCAACTGGACAACTCGCCCGCGCATCGCGATGTGACGCCGGATCAGCTGGACGTTGCGGTCGTCCAGTTCGCCCCGTCGACCGACCCCGCGGCGAACCTCGCGACCGTGCGCGAGCACGTCCGCACGGCCCGCGAGCGCGGGGCGCGCGTGGTCGTCGCACCGGAATACTCGATGTTTGCCGTGACCCGGCTCGACGAGCGGGTCGTCGCCGTCGCCGAGCCGCTGACCGGCCCATTCGTCACCGGCCTCGGGGCGATCGCGCGCGAGTTCGGCGTGTTCCTGGTCGCCGGAACGGTGGAGCAGGTCGCTCCCGGTGGCGACCGCATCCGCAACACCCTGGTCGTGCTCGGCCCAGACGGCGCCCTCGTCACGCGCTACCGGAAGGTCCACCTCTACGACGCCTTCGGCCACCTCGAATCCGACGTGGTCGAACCGGGCGTGATCGAAGCCCCGGCGACCTTCACGGTCGGCGATGTGACATTCGGCATGCAGACCTGTTTCGATCTGCGCTTCCCGGAAGGTGCGCGCCGGGTCGCCGCGGCAGGCGCGCAAGTGCTGCTGCTGCCCGCCCAGTGGATACCCGGCCCGGCCAAGGTCGACCAGTGGACCACGCTGGTCCGGGCGCGTGCCATCGAGAACACCGTCTACGTCGCCGCCGCCGATCAGGCCGCTCCCCGGGGCGCGGGCGCGTCGATGATCGTGGACCCGGCAGGCGCGGTACTCGCCGAACTCGGCGACGAGCCCGGTGTGCTGACCGCCGGAATCGACCTGGCCTACCTGAGCAAGGTGCGCACCGCCAACCCGAGCCTCGCGTTGCGTCGATTCTCGATCACCGAGCGCGGACCGGAGTAG
- a CDS encoding phosphoribosyltransferase, with protein sequence MVYTDRTSAGHALGAHLEHLRAANPLVLGLPRGGVPVAAAVREVIGGDLDILLVRKLGVPWQPELALGAVGEDGVRVLNPDVLAHTGLTPKKVDSIEARERAELERRRQVLRGSARPIPLEGRTVVIVDDGMATGATVVVACRVARLHRPARVVVAVPVSSTEAMRRVADEADEAVCPWVPRSLGGVGGAYRDFHQLEDAEVTALLC encoded by the coding sequence ATGGTCTACACCGATCGGACCTCGGCCGGTCACGCGCTGGGTGCGCATCTCGAACACCTACGCGCGGCGAATCCGCTGGTGCTCGGGCTGCCGCGCGGTGGAGTGCCGGTGGCCGCCGCGGTGCGCGAGGTGATCGGCGGTGACCTCGACATCCTGCTGGTCCGCAAACTGGGCGTGCCCTGGCAACCGGAACTCGCGCTGGGCGCCGTCGGCGAGGACGGGGTTCGGGTGCTGAATCCGGATGTGCTGGCGCACACCGGGCTGACGCCGAAGAAGGTCGACTCGATCGAGGCGCGCGAGCGCGCCGAACTGGAGCGGCGCAGGCAGGTGTTGCGCGGTTCGGCGCGGCCGATTCCGCTGGAAGGGCGCACCGTGGTGATCGTCGACGACGGCATGGCGACCGGCGCCACGGTCGTGGTCGCCTGCCGGGTCGCGCGGCTGCACCGGCCCGCGCGCGTCGTCGTCGCCGTGCCGGTCTCCTCCACGGAGGCGATGCGCCGGGTCGCCGACGAGGCCGACGAGGCGGTCTGCCCGTGGGTGCCGCGCTCGCTCGGCGGCGTCGGCGGCGCGTACCGGGACTTCCATCAGTTGGAGGACGCCGAGGTCACCGCGTTGCTGTGCTGA
- a CDS encoding gamma carbonic anhydrase family protein, with translation MPLYEFEGKRPQVDPTAFVAPTATLIGDVRVEAGASIWYGAVLRADLAPIVIRERANIQDNAVLHVPPDVPMEIGPGATIAHSVVFHGAAVGAEAIVGNGTTVLDLAKIGAGSMIAAHSLVPPGAEIPDGVLAAGSPAEVKRPIEGTQAQMWVQLNPGFYAELAQRHRKGIAEI, from the coding sequence GTGCCACTCTACGAATTCGAAGGCAAACGGCCGCAGGTCGATCCGACGGCGTTCGTCGCGCCGACGGCGACCCTGATCGGTGACGTCCGGGTCGAGGCGGGCGCTTCGATCTGGTACGGCGCGGTGCTGCGGGCGGACCTCGCGCCGATCGTGATCCGGGAACGCGCCAACATCCAGGACAACGCGGTGCTGCACGTGCCACCGGACGTGCCGATGGAGATCGGGCCCGGCGCGACGATCGCGCACAGCGTGGTCTTCCACGGCGCGGCGGTCGGCGCCGAGGCCATCGTCGGCAACGGGACCACGGTGCTGGACCTGGCCAAGATCGGCGCGGGCAGCATGATCGCGGCCCACTCGCTGGTGCCGCCCGGGGCCGAGATTCCCGACGGCGTGCTCGCCGCAGGTTCCCCCGCCGAGGTGAAACGGCCGATCGAGGGCACGCAGGCGCAGATGTGGGTGCAGCTCAACCCGGGCTTCTACGCCGAACTGGCCCAGCGCCACCGCAAGGGCATCGCCGAGATCTGA
- a CDS encoding ESX secretion-associated protein EspG — MNWTLTPDQFALAWSRTDGDRIPYPLAVRLSARDIGERAAQLPALERWCDQVLDADLEAALRVLAEPDLRVEVFGQRDAAPREDGGPRPATDTEPAVRPVRILGAAAGNIAVVAAQRPGATPDRGGEVRLFAGSSKSLCARIVSMLPENTPGTLPRLTAPLTQVGEDSRNLVTVPVAGPSTPSRIRKLLRQPREGIGQMVVSARRGAGELRPFGVLCWIDVVADGRYAVRTGADVDIVAVNAERFAAHLRPLVTAAARTSTAYAGR, encoded by the coding sequence GTGAACTGGACGCTGACCCCGGACCAGTTCGCGCTGGCCTGGTCACGCACCGACGGTGATCGCATCCCCTATCCCCTCGCCGTGCGCTTGTCGGCCCGCGACATCGGCGAACGCGCCGCGCAGCTTCCGGCGCTCGAACGCTGGTGTGATCAGGTCCTGGACGCGGATCTGGAGGCGGCGCTGCGCGTTCTCGCCGAGCCGGACCTGCGCGTCGAGGTGTTCGGTCAACGTGACGCGGCGCCGCGCGAGGATGGCGGACCGCGACCGGCGACCGACACCGAACCGGCGGTGCGGCCGGTGCGCATCCTCGGCGCCGCCGCCGGGAACATCGCGGTGGTCGCGGCGCAACGCCCCGGCGCGACGCCCGACCGCGGCGGTGAGGTGCGATTGTTCGCGGGCAGCTCGAAAAGCCTCTGTGCTCGGATCGTTTCGATGCTTCCCGAGAACACCCCCGGCACCCTCCCGCGGCTGACCGCTCCCCTGACCCAGGTCGGCGAGGACAGCCGCAACCTGGTCACCGTTCCGGTCGCCGGGCCGTCCACCCCATCCCGGATCCGCAAGTTGCTCCGGCAGCCGCGCGAAGGCATCGGGCAGATGGTCGTCTCCGCCCGGCGCGGCGCGGGCGAACTACGCCCGTTCGGCGTGCTGTGCTGGATCGACGTGGTCGCCGACGGCCGGTACGCAGTGCGCACCGGCGCGGACGTCGACATCGTCGCGGTGAACGCGGAGCGTTTCGCCGCCCACCTCCGACCGCTCGTCACCGCGGCCGCGCGCACGTCCACCGCCTACGCCGGACGCTGA
- a CDS encoding WXG100 family type VII secretion target, which yields MREMPRAGERATHRRTDPAYAPNVEVFDNLTHSEIHAKVQLLDPAVLAGGQQAWSEAAAHLADAVFQAHTEIRAAIADGWRGSAAKSADAVVRVFEQGGQDLADVFAVVSQRLGRASDAAEALRAAVTEPPTDAPDLAGALLDPSQATSNVEGQKASEHARQDVVRAMNDIYAGVFVQTGTDVPAFPDETDPPTAATPGAAPSSKIIGDAQPSPAAQPLSFATASQEPSHPVQQRGAVPQADPEPTAEAPSTSTSAAAAAPTTTAAASGEAPAPTAPRVAPAAAAALPAMAAASVHRTTPVPGAPGPTTAPAAVTGEPMTVPAVPGAGPQVPPEEQRKRDERRRNDDSGDAAVTGLGAGAMGGLMGGAVAAVDTPRGGASVAANAATARLAPIDDEDDEFDLDDLPTFLEPSDDGGELIGSLDPTTPPVLGEWSEYE from the coding sequence ATGCGTGAGATGCCGCGCGCCGGCGAGCGGGCCACCCACCGGCGCACCGATCCCGCTTACGCGCCGAACGTCGAAGTGTTCGACAACCTCACCCACAGCGAGATCCACGCCAAGGTGCAACTGCTGGATCCGGCCGTGCTCGCGGGCGGCCAGCAGGCGTGGAGCGAAGCGGCGGCGCATCTCGCCGACGCGGTCTTCCAGGCGCACACCGAGATTCGCGCGGCCATCGCCGACGGCTGGCGCGGCTCCGCCGCCAAGAGCGCGGACGCGGTGGTGCGCGTGTTCGAACAGGGCGGCCAGGACCTGGCCGACGTGTTCGCGGTGGTCTCGCAGCGCCTCGGGCGAGCGAGCGACGCGGCCGAAGCGCTGCGGGCCGCGGTGACCGAGCCTCCCACGGACGCACCGGATCTGGCGGGAGCACTGCTGGATCCGTCCCAGGCGACCAGCAATGTCGAGGGGCAGAAGGCGAGTGAGCACGCCCGTCAGGACGTCGTGCGCGCGATGAACGACATCTACGCCGGTGTGTTCGTGCAGACCGGGACCGACGTGCCCGCGTTCCCCGACGAGACGGATCCGCCGACCGCAGCGACGCCCGGTGCCGCACCGTCCAGCAAGATCATCGGAGACGCCCAGCCCTCCCCTGCCGCGCAACCCCTATCGTTCGCGACAGCCTCGCAGGAGCCGAGCCACCCGGTACAGCAGCGGGGCGCTGTTCCGCAGGCCGATCCGGAACCCACTGCGGAAGCTCCATCCACATCCACATCCGCCGCCGCTGCCGCGCCGACCACCACCGCTGCCGCTTCGGGCGAGGCACCGGCGCCGACGGCGCCTCGTGTCGCGCCCGCCGCCGCGGCGGCGCTTCCGGCGATGGCGGCCGCGTCCGTCCACCGTACGACGCCCGTCCCGGGCGCACCGGGGCCGACGACCGCCCCCGCCGCGGTGACGGGCGAGCCGATGACGGTGCCCGCCGTGCCGGGCGCGGGCCCCCAGGTTCCGCCCGAGGAACAGCGCAAGCGCGACGAGCGGCGCAGGAACGACGACAGCGGTGACGCGGCCGTCACCGGTCTCGGCGCGGGCGCGATGGGCGGCCTGATGGGCGGTGCGGTGGCCGCGGTGGACACCCCGCGCGGGGGTGCGAGCGTGGCCGCGAACGCGGCGACCGCACGCCTGGCTCCGATCGACGACGAGGACGACGAGTTCGACCTCGACGACCTGCCCACCTTCCTCGAGCCCTCCGACGACGGCGGCGAACTCATCGGATCGCTCGATCCGACCACGCCGCCCGTGCTCGGGGAATGGTCCGAGTACGAGTGA
- a CDS encoding alpha/beta hydrolase: MPFFDGARGRMHYRRWPIENSRYTLVLLPGIGQHSGHYHRFARALGPAGAQVWALDTSGHGLSEGDPERPGTLAELVADAVRLVELARDDRPLILLGHSLGAVTALGMLGAAAPETTDTTAHPVTVERDYPLRPALPDDALAGLVLSGVPKRALGGGAPGAPGTPLPRELPILAVHGVDDRRAPIDAVRVWTSRHESVDLREYIDAGHDLLHEPVHARVTADIADWTQGVVVGLARHP, translated from the coding sequence ATGCCTTTTTTCGACGGCGCGCGCGGGCGGATGCACTATCGGCGGTGGCCGATCGAGAATTCGCGGTACACCCTCGTTCTGCTGCCCGGAATCGGGCAACACAGCGGGCACTACCACCGGTTCGCGCGCGCCCTGGGACCCGCCGGGGCGCAGGTGTGGGCGTTGGACACCTCGGGACACGGGTTGAGCGAGGGCGATCCGGAACGGCCCGGCACACTGGCCGAGCTGGTAGCGGACGCCGTGCGGCTCGTCGAACTGGCGCGCGACGACCGGCCACTGATCCTGCTGGGTCACTCGCTGGGCGCGGTGACCGCGCTGGGCATGCTCGGCGCGGCGGCGCCGGAAACCACTGACACGACAGCGCATCCGGTGACCGTGGAACGAGACTACCCGCTGCGGCCGGCCCTCCCCGACGACGCGCTCGCGGGCCTGGTGCTGTCGGGAGTCCCGAAGCGCGCGCTCGGCGGCGGTGCGCCCGGCGCGCCGGGAACGCCACTGCCACGCGAACTTCCGATCCTCGCGGTGCACGGCGTGGACGATCGGCGCGCGCCGATCGATGCCGTCAGGGTCTGGACTAGCCGCCACGAATCGGTAGATTTACGGGAGTACATCGACGCAGGGCACGACCTGTTGCACGAGCCGGTGCACGCGCGGGTCACTGCCGACATCGCGGATTGGACGCAGGGTGTCGTCGTGGGGTTGGCACGACATCCGTGA
- a CDS encoding helix-turn-helix transcriptional regulator yields MNDTPARLLRLLSLLQTPREWPGSELAERLGVTDRTVRRDIDRLRELGYPVTATLGAAGGYRLAAGAAMPPLLVEDDEAVAIAVGLRAAAGSAVAGIEEASVRALAKVEQVLPAKLRRRVRVFAAALTPPTGDGPTADPEVLATLAATVANRERVRFAYRDETGAETRRNAEPVGLVPARRRWYLVGYDLDRAGWRVYRVDRIDRPQPTAARFAPRPLPAADPAAYVTGRRTDWGTPAFRLRLTIHASADRVAGRLGDGPGEIIPIDARTCRIDTVRDDAPEWLAHRLLGLGADFQVHEPPELIAQLRAIADRAERAIGTQERP; encoded by the coding sequence ATGAACGACACCCCCGCCCGGCTCCTTCGCCTGCTGTCGCTGCTGCAGACGCCGCGCGAATGGCCGGGCAGCGAATTGGCCGAACGCCTCGGCGTCACCGACCGCACGGTGCGCCGCGATATCGATCGGCTGCGCGAGCTCGGCTATCCGGTGACCGCGACGCTCGGCGCGGCGGGCGGCTACCGCCTGGCGGCGGGCGCGGCGATGCCGCCGTTGCTGGTGGAGGACGACGAGGCCGTCGCCATCGCGGTCGGGTTGCGCGCCGCCGCCGGGTCCGCGGTGGCCGGGATCGAGGAGGCGTCGGTCCGGGCGCTGGCCAAAGTGGAGCAGGTGCTGCCCGCGAAGTTGCGGCGCAGAGTGCGGGTCTTCGCCGCCGCGCTGACTCCGCCCACCGGTGACGGGCCAACTGCCGACCCCGAGGTGCTCGCCACGCTCGCGGCCACCGTGGCCAACCGGGAACGGGTGCGATTCGCCTACCGCGACGAAACAGGAGCCGAGACGCGGCGCAATGCCGAGCCGGTGGGCCTCGTGCCCGCCCGGCGGCGCTGGTACCTGGTCGGCTACGACCTCGACCGCGCAGGCTGGCGTGTCTACCGCGTCGACCGGATCGACCGTCCGCAGCCCACCGCCGCCCGCTTCGCGCCGCGCCCGCTACCCGCCGCCGATCCCGCCGCCTACGTCACGGGCCGCCGCACCGACTGGGGCACACCGGCCTTCCGGCTCCGCCTGACCATCCACGCTTCCGCCGACCGAGTCGCGGGACGGCTGGGTGACGGCCCGGGCGAGATCATCCCGATCGACGCGCGTACTTGCCGGATCGACACCGTTCGCGACGACGCACCGGAGTGGCTGGCCCACCGGCTGCTCGGGCTGGGAGCGGACTTCCAGGTCCACGAGCCACCGGAACTCATCGCGCAGCTGCGCGCCATCGCCGACCGCGCCGAGCGCGCGATAGGCACGCAGGAGCGCCCATGA
- a CDS encoding epoxide hydrolase family protein translates to MTDIRPFRIEIPQAEVADLHDRLARTRWAAQLPGVGWDRGVPVDYLRELAEYWRTGFDWRAQEAALNAFPQFRTRIDGLDVHFVHVRSPEPDATPLILTHGWPNSFAEFAETIGPLADPRAHGLDPAQAFHVVVPSVPGFGFSEGPRELGMTPAKVARMWLSLMDRLGYRRFGAQGGDLGAYVAPELAIAAPDRVIGVHLDGGIGMPTEADVPTMTPEERAEWDGMQQWMTGGVNHHVLLHAAPQTFAHAWTDSPVGLLAWLMQKFTEFAPLADRVEDVISRDQLLTNASLYWFTSTAASSSWPMYNGLGDGGFAWPKGQKLVPTGTYGGGSALMRRLAERDNTIVHWPEGNTGNHFIAMEQPQAHVTDIRAFFAALR, encoded by the coding sequence ATGACCGATATCCGACCCTTCCGCATCGAGATTCCGCAGGCAGAGGTGGCCGACCTGCACGACCGGCTCGCCCGCACCCGCTGGGCCGCCCAGCTGCCCGGCGTGGGCTGGGATCGCGGCGTCCCGGTCGACTACCTGCGTGAACTGGCCGAGTACTGGCGGACCGGGTTCGACTGGCGCGCACAGGAAGCGGCGCTCAACGCGTTCCCCCAGTTCCGCACGCGGATCGACGGTCTCGACGTGCACTTCGTGCACGTGCGCTCGCCGGAGCCGGACGCGACGCCGCTGATCCTCACCCACGGCTGGCCGAACTCGTTCGCCGAGTTCGCCGAGACCATCGGCCCGCTCGCGGATCCGCGTGCGCACGGACTCGATCCGGCCCAGGCATTCCACGTCGTGGTGCCGTCGGTCCCGGGTTTCGGCTTCTCCGAAGGGCCGCGCGAGCTCGGCATGACACCGGCGAAAGTGGCCCGGATGTGGCTGAGCCTGATGGATCGCCTCGGCTACCGGCGCTTCGGGGCGCAGGGCGGCGATCTCGGCGCGTATGTCGCGCCCGAACTGGCCATCGCCGCGCCGGACCGAGTGATCGGCGTACACCTCGACGGCGGGATCGGGATGCCGACCGAGGCGGACGTACCCACCATGACGCCCGAGGAACGCGCCGAATGGGACGGCATGCAGCAATGGATGACCGGAGGCGTGAACCACCACGTCCTGCTGCACGCCGCCCCGCAGACCTTCGCCCACGCGTGGACCGATTCACCGGTGGGCCTGCTCGCCTGGCTGATGCAGAAGTTCACCGAATTCGCCCCGCTCGCCGACCGCGTCGAGGACGTGATCAGCCGCGATCAGCTGCTCACCAACGCCAGTCTGTACTGGTTCACTTCCACCGCGGCCTCCTCGTCGTGGCCGATGTACAACGGCCTCGGCGATGGCGGATTCGCCTGGCCGAAAGGACAGAAACTGGTGCCGACCGGCACCTACGGCGGCGGATCCGCGCTGATGCGCAGGCTCGCCGAACGCGACAACACCATCGTGCACTGGCCGGAGGGCAACACCGGCAACCACTTCATCGCGATGGAGCAGCCGCAGGCGCACGTCACCGACATCCGCGCCTTCTTCGCCGCCCTGCGGTAG
- a CDS encoding acyl-CoA dehydrogenase family protein, whose translation MKLSLSPDDVAFRDELRKFYRTEIPADIRERVRDGRELSRDDIVTTHKILNDHGLAVPNWPVEWGGKDWTPMQRHIWQDEMQLASVPEPLTFNAQMVGPVIAHFGSQELKERFLPPTAALDIWWCQGFSEPDAGSDLASLRTTAVRDGDSYIVNGQKIWTTLAQYADWIFCLVRTDPSAPKKQAGISFLLFDVKSPGVTIRPIKLIDGGHEVNEVFFENVRVPADQLVGEENMGWTYAKFLLGNERTGITGVGRTKVKIGVAKQYAAKTKSGNGTLLEDPVFAARVAELENELLALELTQLRVVSNSSDGKPNPASSVLKLRGSELQQAATELLLDIAGPDAIPVGADDIASPGWAQRSGPSYLNYRKTTIYGGSSEVQRTIIASTILGL comes from the coding sequence ATGAAACTATCCTTGTCCCCCGACGACGTCGCCTTCCGCGACGAACTGCGCAAGTTCTATCGGACCGAGATCCCGGCCGACATCCGCGAGCGCGTGCGCGACGGCCGCGAGCTGTCCCGCGACGACATCGTCACCACGCACAAGATCCTCAACGACCACGGCCTCGCGGTGCCCAATTGGCCCGTGGAGTGGGGCGGCAAGGATTGGACGCCGATGCAGCGCCACATCTGGCAGGACGAGATGCAGCTGGCCTCGGTGCCCGAGCCGCTGACGTTCAACGCGCAGATGGTCGGCCCGGTGATCGCCCACTTCGGCTCGCAGGAGCTGAAGGAGCGTTTCCTGCCGCCCACCGCGGCGCTGGACATCTGGTGGTGCCAGGGCTTCTCCGAGCCGGACGCCGGCTCCGATCTGGCCTCGCTGCGCACCACCGCGGTCCGCGACGGCGATTCCTACATCGTCAACGGCCAGAAGATCTGGACCACGCTGGCCCAGTACGCGGACTGGATCTTCTGCCTGGTGCGCACCGACCCCAGCGCGCCGAAGAAGCAGGCGGGCATCTCCTTCCTGCTGTTCGACGTGAAATCGCCCGGTGTCACCATTCGCCCGATCAAGCTGATCGACGGCGGGCACGAGGTGAACGAGGTCTTCTTCGAGAACGTCCGGGTGCCGGCCGACCAGCTGGTCGGCGAGGAGAACATGGGCTGGACCTACGCGAAGTTCCTGCTCGGCAACGAGCGCACCGGCATCACCGGCGTCGGCCGCACCAAGGTCAAGATCGGTGTGGCCAAGCAGTACGCGGCGAAGACCAAGTCGGGCAACGGCACGTTGCTGGAGGACCCGGTGTTCGCGGCGCGGGTCGCCGAACTGGAGAACGAGCTGCTCGCGCTGGAACTCACCCAGCTGCGGGTGGTGTCCAACTCCTCGGACGGCAAGCCGAATCCGGCCTCGTCGGTGCTGAAGCTGCGCGGTTCGGAACTCCAGCAGGCGGCCACCGAGCTGCTGCTGGACATCGCGGGACCGGACGCCATCCCGGTGGGTGCGGACGACATCGCCTCGCCCGGCTGGGCGCAGCGCAGCGGCCCTTCCTACCTGAACTACCGCAAGACAACCATCTACGGAGGCTCCAGCGAGGTGCAGCGCACCATCATCGCCTCCACGATCCTCGGATTGTGA